In Carya illinoinensis cultivar Pawnee chromosome 6, C.illinoinensisPawnee_v1, whole genome shotgun sequence, a single genomic region encodes these proteins:
- the LOC122314268 gene encoding survival of motor neuron-related-splicing factor 30-like gives MQGGGGEEVSIEELASNLATYKDQLLQVRQILVDDPGNSEYVDMERELKEVIALTEELLATAKQNDISGSNTGRSGRTSPNMLLSENNNMDSRSSFYNHENFPIGTKVQAVWSEDGEWYEAMIEAHTPNGYYVCYDGWGNKEEVDPANVRPIQEGVVNALTEAERAAEATKQAIKRKIALAASADFQSRSLPAKLHIDPDDPEDVKAAKRKKIHAFKSKMRFEQLEVTQNKRQNAWQQFQSTKGKTKKIGFFSGRKRESIFKSPEDPQGKVGVTGSGKGLTEFQKREKHLHLKGATVETDD, from the exons GTCAGACAGATATTGGTTGATGATCCTGGAAATTCCGAATATGTGGACATGGAAAGGGAGCTTAAAGAG GTGATTGCTTTGACAGAAGAGCTCCTTGCAACCGCAAAGCAAAATGATATTTCTGGATCAAATACTGGGAGAAGTGGTAGGACATCCCCAAACATGCTCCTGTCTGAGAATAATAACATG GACTCAAGAAGCAGTTTTTATAATCACGAAAATTTTCCTATTGGCACAAAAGTTCAAGCTGTTTGGAGTGAAGATGGGGAGTG GTATGAAGCAATGATTGAGGCGCATACTCCAAATGGCTATTATGTTTGTTATGATGGATGGGGGAATAAAGAAGAG GTGGATCCTGCCAATGTAAGACCAATTCAAGAGGGGGTCGTTAATGCTTTGACTGAAGCTGAGAGAGCAGCTGAAGCTACCAAACAAGCTATTAAGCGTAAGATTGCACTGGCTGCTTCTGCGGACTTCCAGTCACGGAGTTTACCAGCGAAGCTTCATATAGATCCTGATGACCCAGAGGACGTG AAAGCTGCGAAGCGTAAGAAGATACATGCTTTTAAGTCAAAGATGCGGTTTGAGCAACTTGAAGTCACACAGAATAAGCGGCAGAATGCTTGGCAGCAGTTCCAGTCAACCAAAGGCAAGACTAAGAAG ATTGGTTTCTTTTCGGGGCGCAAACGGGAAAGCATCTTCAAGTCTCCTGAAGACCCACAAGGTAAGGTTGGTGTTACTGGAAGCGGAAAGGGTTTAACTGAGTTCCAAAAGAGGGAAAAGCATTTACATCTCAAGGGAGCGACCGTTGAGACTGATGATTAG